One Mercenaria mercenaria strain notata chromosome 12, MADL_Memer_1, whole genome shotgun sequence DNA segment encodes these proteins:
- the LOC123533640 gene encoding serine/arginine-rich splicing factor 1-like: MPPTDNRIYVGNLPPDIRARDIEDLFYKFGKITFVDLKTRRGPPFAFVEFEDHRDAVDAVRDRDGYNYDGYTLRVEFPRGSGPGGPGGDRDYGGGGGGGGGGGGFRGGRGGYGGGGFGGRGGGGGRGGPPSRRSEYRVLVSGLPPTGSWQDLKDHMREAGDVCYADVYKDGTGVCEFLRKDDMKYACRKLDDSKFRSHEGETSYIRVKEDSGGRYSYQSRSRSRSMSPPRRSRGSPRYSPMRSRSRSPY; encoded by the exons ATGCCACCAACAGACAATAGAATATATGTTGGTAATCTTCCTCCAGACATTAGAGCCCGTGATATTGAAGACTTGTTTTATAAATTTGGCAAAATCACTTTTGTTGACCTCAAAACTCGCAGGGGGCCGCCTTTTGCATTTGTTGAATTTGAAGATCATAG GGATGCAGTTGATGCTGTTAGAGACAGAGACGGATACAACTATGATGGTTACACCCTTAGAGTAGAGTTTCCGCGTGGCTCCGGCCCAGGAGGTCCAGGTGGAGATCGTGACTATGGTGGCGGCggcggtggtggtggtggtggtggtggattCAGAGGAGGACGAGGTGGATATGGTGGTGGAGGCTTTGGTGGTAGAGGTGGAGGCGGTGGCAGAGGTGGTCCGCCGTCACGTAGATCAGAGTATAGAGTGCTAGTTTCAG GTTTACCTCCTACTGGTAGTTGGCAGGACTTGAAGGATCACATGCGTGAGGCAGGAGATGTTTGTTATGCTGATGTTTATAAAGATGGCACTGGTGTTTGTGAGTTCCTGCGCAAAGACGACATGAAGTATGCATGCAGAAAACTTGATGATTCAAAATTTAGATCACACGAG ggtgaAACATCATATATCAGGGTAAAAGAAGACTCTGGGGGTCGTTACAGTTACCAGTCAAGGTCACGAAGCAGAAGCATGTCTCCTCCGAGAAGATCGCGGGGCTCACCACGATACTCGCCTATGAGATCCCGCTCACGATCGCCATACTAA